In Exiguobacterium sibiricum 7-3, a genomic segment contains:
- a CDS encoding response regulator transcription factor, translating to METILLVEDDQQIALLLKELLERYDFNVIHEDGLGDVVARFEETQPDVILLDVNLPKFDGFYWCRQLRMKTRAPILFISARVGEMDQVMALEYGADDYIVKPFQGAVVIAKIKSQIRRAYGTLSQESDERTVSRAGLTLYLDRYIVEYEERSIELSKKEGLILEMLLTVSPRIVSRGDLLERIWDDEAFVDENTLNVNITRVRKRLAEIGIGGLETVRGVGYKLVLDK from the coding sequence ATGGAAACAATTTTATTAGTCGAAGACGATCAACAGATTGCGCTGTTATTAAAAGAACTGTTGGAACGGTACGATTTTAATGTCATTCACGAAGATGGATTAGGAGATGTCGTCGCTCGATTCGAAGAAACACAACCGGATGTCATCCTGCTGGATGTCAACCTGCCGAAGTTTGACGGGTTTTATTGGTGCCGTCAGCTCCGGATGAAGACGCGGGCGCCGATTCTGTTCATCTCGGCTCGTGTCGGAGAGATGGATCAAGTCATGGCACTCGAATATGGAGCAGATGACTATATCGTCAAACCATTCCAGGGAGCCGTCGTCATTGCGAAAATCAAAAGTCAGATTCGACGTGCTTACGGGACACTGTCCCAGGAAAGTGACGAGCGGACGGTCAGCCGTGCCGGTCTTACGTTGTATTTGGATCGCTATATCGTCGAATATGAAGAACGGTCGATTGAGCTGTCCAAAAAAGAAGGATTGATTTTAGAGATGTTGTTGACGGTGAGTCCACGCATTGTCAGTCGGGGTGACTTGCTGGAACGGATTTGGGATGATGAAGCGTTCGTCGATGAAAATACGCTGAATGTCAACATTACCCGTGTACGGAAACGATTGGCGGAAATCGGAATCGGCGGACTGGAAACTGTCCGGGGAGTCGGCTACAAACTGGTCTTGGACAAATGA
- a CDS encoding sensor histidine kinase → MRLFFRHTIPGILFFSGQMVALFLILWLYDLYRPAAFFYIALLNAIALLIYLSYRFFSMLPLLKRLQTPIQSVAEPIRADSDEPLAAAVEHFLERQQTVFRNSLFAERRKEKERHRYVDQWIHQMKTPLSVIELILEHPGEQFQADLRHEVDRMRIGLDQMLYSSRLEAIETDLKAERLNLRTLVTSIINQEKRLFVKNKVYPKLELSADLYIYTDSKWFRFLVLQLITNAVKYTTGHGHEVYIRAVEQSGKIVLTIEDDGVGIPKRDVPRVFNAFFTGENGRRYGESTGMGLYFVSQICLKLGHTIELDSTEGVGTTCRLTLVGGKQDD, encoded by the coding sequence ATGAGACTTTTTTTCAGACATACGATTCCGGGTATTCTTTTCTTCAGCGGACAGATGGTAGCCCTGTTCCTCATCTTATGGTTATATGACCTCTATCGTCCAGCTGCCTTTTTTTACATCGCTCTCTTAAATGCAATCGCCTTGCTGATTTATTTAAGTTACCGCTTCTTTAGTATGTTGCCGTTGCTCAAACGCTTGCAGACGCCGATTCAATCGGTCGCCGAACCAATCCGGGCGGACAGCGACGAACCGCTTGCGGCAGCCGTCGAGCACTTTTTAGAACGGCAGCAGACTGTCTTTCGGAACAGTCTGTTTGCGGAGCGGCGGAAAGAAAAAGAACGACACCGGTATGTCGATCAATGGATCCATCAAATGAAGACGCCGCTTTCGGTCATCGAATTGATTCTCGAACATCCAGGGGAACAGTTTCAGGCGGACTTACGCCATGAAGTCGACCGGATGCGAATCGGACTGGATCAGATGCTGTATTCGTCGCGTCTCGAAGCGATTGAAACGGACTTGAAGGCGGAGCGTTTAAATCTTCGGACGTTAGTGACGAGCATCATCAATCAGGAAAAACGGCTATTCGTCAAAAACAAAGTCTATCCGAAGCTTGAGCTTTCAGCTGATCTTTACATCTATACCGATTCGAAATGGTTCCGTTTTTTAGTGTTGCAATTGATAACGAATGCCGTTAAATATACGACCGGTCATGGTCACGAAGTCTACATCCGGGCGGTCGAACAATCCGGAAAAATCGTGTTGACGATTGAAGACGATGGTGTCGGGATTCCGAAACGCGACGTTCCGCGTGTCTTCAATGCGTTTTTCACGGGCGAAAATGGACGACGCTACGGAGAATCGACCGGGATGGGACTGTACTTCGTCAGTCAGATTTGTCTAAAGCTCGGACATACGATTGAACTCGACAGCACGGAAGGTGTTGGAACGACCTGTCGTCTCACGCTTGTAGGAGGGAAACAAGATGATTGA
- a CDS encoding ABC transporter ATP-binding protein: MIEVKQLGKVYPGKVTEQPLTDINFRVEEGEMVAVMGPSGSGKSTLINLLATLDQPSWGSILIEGIDTATFKRKETTRFRRETLGIIFQEFNLLDSLTVAENMLVPLMLSGKKTKEAREEMQHLAKRLQIDELLDKQVDEVSGGQRQRTAIGRALIHAPRLMLADEPTGALDFQATKHVMELLAELNAAGMTMVIVTHDPTVASYCNHVLFLKDGSIQTELFRDEPRRVFFQRVIESLSLLGGDEHHLSAIRPT, translated from the coding sequence ATGATTGAAGTCAAACAGTTAGGAAAAGTCTATCCCGGAAAAGTGACGGAACAACCGTTGACGGATATCAATTTCCGGGTCGAAGAAGGGGAAATGGTCGCCGTCATGGGACCATCCGGCAGTGGGAAATCAACCTTGATCAATCTGCTGGCGACGCTCGATCAACCAAGTTGGGGATCCATCTTGATTGAAGGTATTGATACGGCAACGTTCAAACGGAAAGAGACAACCCGCTTTCGGCGTGAGACGCTCGGGATCATCTTTCAGGAGTTCAATCTGCTGGATTCGTTGACGGTGGCTGAAAATATGCTCGTCCCCTTGATGCTCAGCGGTAAAAAAACGAAGGAAGCCCGGGAAGAGATGCAACATCTCGCGAAACGGTTGCAGATTGATGAATTGCTCGATAAACAAGTCGATGAAGTGTCCGGCGGGCAACGGCAACGGACAGCAATCGGGCGCGCCCTGATTCACGCGCCGCGTCTGATGCTCGCGGACGAACCGACGGGGGCTCTTGATTTTCAGGCGACGAAACACGTCATGGAGTTACTGGCGGAATTGAATGCTGCAGGTATGACAATGGTCATCGTCACTCATGATCCGACAGTGGCATCGTATTGTAATCACGTCCTGTTCCTGAAAGACGGCAGCATTCAGACGGAATTGTTCCGGGATGAACCACGCCGGGTGTTCTTTCAGCGTGTCATTGAGTCGCTCTCGTTATTAGGAGGGGATGAACATCACTTATCTGCAATACGCCCTACGTAA
- a CDS encoding ABC transporter permease, with amino-acid sequence MNITYLQYALRNIKRYQRLYYGYALTIIVAMTIATSYWNLVVSESFQNIAKVLSQLNQVIELTMVFVFIAEVIILFFSILFIYSTTYTMLEHRKNDLRIMRTLGSGFSHFLKYFMIEILIVGGLAITGGITLGVVLTKLMLLSIEKVMFLPRLTIEISITSFLVLIAGALLTLLIATVLAIYKFRPDRPVRSHSRFRIRFGLTMQGVAVLILFYGYFMALTQQDIFLLFFPFIIFVGSFFFCRHVIPMVLKLYRPRRLSLRKLIVSEIAIQLKTNSTLVALGTILTSCALTAVGLVFIFQLIGFDLSSNNQFGLVYYEEVAVPSERLEKLERTMVKTFPDKYRQDVRLKGVKTRYMIPLSDYNELMKHLGHEQRTLLTDKQTFMIPARPVQVKEVTPTMQKAKAEMKQAGYQLEPMAEHRLLFGYNDRIETLFVVSDRAFAMMDRPVFHIRVFDTPSYADYGTDRWTRWMSIVREIQSKAELGKKTPVPYQIINETEDKLDGIRIIRLVSFVVILLTIWLFVINASFLHVWMQMTAEREQKRLKTLFALGFSKRSIRRFLFVKYGTVLMVPYFISIFHAWLLFQVILSEEGLKIGPFLPLSFVWIGIVTCCYFISILPLWVRYPRHLLKKSCESSMYPIPDSRV; translated from the coding sequence ATGAACATCACTTATCTGCAATACGCCCTACGTAACATCAAGCGGTATCAGCGTCTCTACTACGGATACGCATTGACGATCATCGTCGCGATGACGATTGCGACGAGTTACTGGAATCTCGTCGTCAGCGAATCGTTTCAGAATATCGCCAAAGTCTTAAGCCAACTGAATCAGGTCATCGAACTGACGATGGTATTTGTGTTCATTGCTGAAGTCATCATCTTATTTTTTAGTATCCTGTTTATTTATTCGACGACGTATACGATGCTCGAACACCGGAAAAATGATTTACGGATTATGCGGACGCTCGGAAGCGGCTTTTCCCATTTTTTAAAATATTTTATGATTGAAATCCTGATTGTTGGTGGTTTGGCCATTACGGGCGGCATCACGCTGGGGGTTGTCCTGACGAAACTGATGTTACTCTCGATTGAAAAAGTCATGTTCTTACCGCGGCTGACGATTGAGATTTCTATCACCTCCTTTTTAGTATTGATCGCAGGTGCACTACTGACACTGTTGATTGCGACAGTCCTCGCGATTTATAAATTCCGTCCAGACCGTCCTGTCCGGTCCCATTCGCGCTTTCGGATCCGCTTTGGTCTTACGATGCAGGGAGTGGCAGTGCTCATCCTCTTTTATGGATATTTCATGGCGCTGACACAACAAGATATCTTTCTGCTCTTCTTTCCTTTCATCATCTTCGTCGGCTCGTTCTTTTTCTGTCGTCATGTCATCCCGATGGTACTCAAACTGTATCGTCCGCGACGGTTGTCGTTACGAAAGTTAATCGTCTCGGAAATCGCGATTCAGTTAAAGACGAACAGTACGCTGGTCGCGCTGGGGACAATCTTGACCTCCTGTGCGTTGACGGCCGTCGGTCTCGTCTTTATCTTTCAGCTGATCGGATTTGATCTCTCGTCGAACAATCAATTCGGACTGGTCTATTACGAAGAAGTTGCCGTCCCGTCCGAGCGTCTGGAAAAACTGGAACGGACGATGGTAAAAACGTTTCCGGACAAATACCGGCAGGATGTCCGGCTCAAAGGAGTCAAGACCCGGTACATGATTCCGTTATCGGATTATAACGAACTGATGAAGCATCTAGGTCACGAGCAACGGACGCTGTTGACGGACAAACAGACCTTCATGATTCCGGCCCGTCCGGTTCAAGTCAAGGAAGTGACACCGACGATGCAAAAAGCAAAAGCCGAGATGAAGCAAGCCGGCTACCAACTTGAACCGATGGCGGAACATCGTCTGTTATTCGGATACAATGACCGGATTGAAACACTATTCGTCGTCAGTGACCGTGCTTTTGCCATGATGGATCGTCCAGTATTCCATATCCGGGTCTTTGATACACCATCGTATGCCGATTACGGGACGGACCGCTGGACCCGTTGGATGTCGATTGTCCGGGAAATTCAGTCCAAAGCAGAGCTCGGCAAAAAAACTCCGGTTCCGTACCAGATAATCAATGAGACGGAAGACAAACTGGACGGGATTCGCATCATCCGCCTGGTCTCGTTTGTCGTCATCCTGTTGACGATCTGGCTGTTTGTCATCAACGCAAGTTTCTTGCACGTCTGGATGCAGATGACGGCAGAACGTGAACAAAAACGCTTAAAGACGTTATTTGCACTCGGTTTCAGTAAACGGAGTATCCGTCGGTTCCTGTTCGTGAAATACGGTACCGTTTTGATGGTCCCATACTTCATTTCCATCTTCCATGCCTGGTTGCTCTTTCAGGTCATCTTATCGGAAGAGGGACTGAAAATCGGTCCATTTCTTCCTTTGTCCTTTGTTTGGATCGGAATCGTCACCTGCTGTTATTTCATCAGTATCTTGCCTTTATGGGTCCGCTATCCGCGGCATCTGCTGAAAAAATCGTGCGAAAGTTCGATGTATCCGATACCCGATTCAAGGGTATGA
- a CDS encoding helix-turn-helix domain-containing protein produces MLDHSPYRGYGDRIRILRERAGISIDQLAGNLGVAPYFIRRTELSEVYPTKAYIESLAEALHIDSSYLARHIWTGESLKFVMQERTPLEEMRLAYEQTMGQDETMIEQQLEERMRLFDLMYDEDVKRIEQTMNATEQRIFHELVEAVMEAGELQREEATETFELFADKLPTMLQLDEYLNRLTEETETTATDCYTKFSQSVDRARYHRK; encoded by the coding sequence ATGCTGGACCATTCACCTTACCGGGGATACGGTGACCGCATCCGAATCTTACGAGAACGTGCCGGAATTTCAATCGACCAGTTGGCGGGAAATCTTGGGGTTGCACCCTATTTTATTCGTCGTACGGAACTCAGCGAAGTCTATCCAACGAAAGCGTATATCGAATCTTTGGCGGAGGCCCTGCATATCGACTCCAGTTACTTGGCACGACACATCTGGACCGGGGAGTCCTTGAAGTTCGTCATGCAGGAAAGAACGCCGCTCGAAGAAATGCGATTGGCGTATGAACAGACGATGGGACAAGACGAAACGATGATTGAACAACAACTGGAAGAACGGATGCGCCTGTTCGATTTAATGTATGACGAAGACGTCAAACGGATTGAACAGACGATGAATGCGACGGAACAGCGGATTTTTCACGAATTAGTGGAAGCAGTCATGGAGGCGGGGGAATTGCAACGGGAAGAGGCGACCGAGACGTTCGAACTGTTTGCGGACAAACTCCCGACGATGCTTCAACTCGATGAATACCTCAACCGTCTGACGGAAGAAACCGAGACGACAGCAACCGATTGTTATACGAAGTTCAGTCAATCAGTTGACCGGGCACGTTATCACCGGAAGTAA
- a CDS encoding ABC transporter permease: protein MNRKFLTLYRFSLFQKLRAKSFLISTVLMIVFLVGFSNIERIIDWFSGDDPKIAVVSSLEAPIIPVLKEVGIKTKITEKDYSLKQARQVVDKGTYDAVALLSDDPYRVTLISASPEQELQTQLSTALKQVRDQTIITKADVDPALLASLAAPIDVKQELTSTGGKSEDELFAASALVYVLLFLMYFTIAIYGGMIVTEIANEKSSRVMELLISAASPIQHMLAKITSIATVSLIQLSLLVGVGYYSAQSSSLFDQLSLDSLSVKTIVYLFVFFLLGYLLYATLLAALGSLVSRVEDAQQVTLPVIMLIVAAFTVSIFSLNAPTNQAVVILSFVPFFTPMLMFLRVMLTEVPVWQVALSLILMGISIALALFVGTRFYRGGVLFYGSNPLKQLRRILGGRQ from the coding sequence ATGAACCGTAAATTCCTGACATTGTATCGTTTTAGTCTGTTTCAAAAATTACGGGCGAAAAGTTTTCTCATCTCGACCGTCCTGATGATTGTGTTCCTCGTCGGATTCAGCAACATCGAGCGGATCATCGACTGGTTCTCAGGAGACGATCCGAAAATCGCAGTCGTCAGCTCCCTCGAGGCTCCAATCATTCCTGTCTTAAAAGAGGTCGGCATCAAAACAAAGATCACCGAAAAAGACTATTCCCTGAAACAGGCACGACAAGTCGTTGACAAAGGAACGTATGACGCAGTCGCCTTATTGTCTGATGATCCGTACCGGGTGACGTTAATCAGTGCTAGTCCAGAACAGGAGTTGCAGACACAATTGTCTACTGCTTTAAAACAAGTCCGCGACCAGACGATCATCACTAAAGCCGATGTCGATCCGGCATTACTTGCTTCGCTTGCCGCTCCGATCGACGTTAAACAGGAATTGACATCGACCGGCGGTAAAAGCGAGGACGAATTATTCGCTGCGTCTGCTCTCGTCTATGTGTTGCTGTTCCTGATGTACTTTACGATTGCCATCTACGGCGGCATGATCGTGACGGAAATCGCCAATGAAAAATCATCACGTGTCATGGAATTGTTGATTTCTGCTGCCAGTCCGATTCAGCATATGTTGGCGAAAATCACATCGATTGCCACCGTCAGCCTGATTCAATTGTCGTTACTCGTCGGAGTCGGCTATTACAGTGCCCAAAGCAGCAGTCTGTTTGATCAGCTGTCGCTTGATTCGCTGAGCGTCAAGACGATTGTTTATCTGTTCGTCTTTTTCTTACTCGGTTATCTGCTGTATGCGACGCTCCTCGCTGCACTCGGTTCGCTCGTCAGTCGGGTTGAAGATGCCCAACAGGTCACCTTGCCGGTCATCATGTTGATTGTCGCCGCTTTCACGGTATCGATTTTCAGTTTGAATGCTCCCACGAACCAGGCAGTCGTCATCCTGTCATTCGTGCCGTTCTTTACCCCGATGTTGATGTTCTTGCGCGTCATGCTGACGGAAGTCCCGGTCTGGCAAGTTGCTTTATCCCTCATCCTGATGGGGATCAGTATCGCACTCGCTCTGTTTGTCGGAACACGATTCTATCGCGGGGGTGTCCTCTTTTATGGATCAAATCCGTTGAAGCAACTGCGTCGTATTTTAGGTGGACGCCAGTAG
- a CDS encoding ABC transporter ATP-binding protein: protein MLEIKAITKRFGAFTAVDDLSFEVPEGQIFGLLGANGAGKTTTFRMLLGLLQPTEGSITWKGQPIPLSKIGYLPEERGLYPKIRVDEQLIFLAELRDMKRKDAKHSLLEWLNYFQIPQYEKMRVEQLSKGNQQKIQLISAVLHKPDLLILDEPFSGLDPVNVEQLKKAVRKLTAEGTTIVFSSHRMDHVEELCEHVAILDHGKPVVAGYLPEIKAGYGKTRVLLTTDAPALLWDALPGILQVESDGTGHSLQVESKEAADSLLRHLITKGFHVERFVWDQLSLQDIFIEEVGKRYEP, encoded by the coding sequence AGCCATCACCAAACGATTTGGTGCGTTCACAGCCGTCGATGATTTATCATTCGAAGTACCGGAAGGACAGATTTTCGGATTACTCGGAGCAAACGGTGCCGGAAAAACAACGACGTTCCGGATGTTACTCGGTTTATTACAACCGACGGAAGGATCCATCACCTGGAAAGGACAACCGATTCCTTTATCTAAAATCGGTTATCTTCCCGAAGAACGCGGATTATACCCGAAAATCCGTGTCGATGAACAATTGATTTTTTTAGCCGAACTACGTGATATGAAACGAAAAGATGCCAAACACTCTTTACTCGAATGGCTCAACTACTTCCAAATCCCACAGTATGAAAAGATGCGCGTCGAACAATTATCGAAAGGAAATCAACAGAAGATCCAGTTGATTTCTGCCGTCCTACATAAACCTGACTTGCTGATTTTAGATGAACCATTCAGCGGACTCGATCCCGTCAATGTCGAACAACTGAAAAAAGCGGTTCGGAAACTGACGGCAGAAGGCACGACCATCGTCTTCTCAAGCCACCGGATGGATCATGTCGAAGAACTGTGCGAACACGTCGCCATTCTCGATCACGGGAAACCGGTCGTCGCCGGTTATCTTCCGGAGATCAAGGCAGGATACGGCAAGACACGTGTTTTGTTGACGACGGATGCGCCTGCCCTGCTTTGGGATGCGTTGCCGGGCATCCTTCAAGTCGAATCGGACGGAACCGGTCACAGTTTACAAGTCGAATCAAAAGAAGCTGCCGACTCCCTGCTCCGTCATTTGATTACAAAAGGATTCCATGTCGAACGATTCGTTTGGGATCAATTATCCCTGCAAGACATCTTCATCGAGGAGGTTGGAAAACGTTATGAACCGTAA